The proteins below come from a single Natrinema sp. SYSU A 869 genomic window:
- a CDS encoding flippase, with amino-acid sequence MNREDHIVDGFKATLVARGIYMISSALLMFVLARYLLDPDGYGALYWAIGILAIVQLFADLGLSKSVARYISEYRETDPGQIPYLLRSVITAKIILLTVVGYVLLLFHERIATALGDPGAAPFLAAGVLYLVVFSGSTFAQVALQGFNHLGYSAIVQAISGAGRFIFAVAFVLAGLGALGAFFGYIVGYAIAAAVGMGILYYGFYSRHETAEEYEDGLSRRLLEYSIPLTATRSANVIDKQIDIVLVGFFLNPAAVAFYTLAKQITDFVLAPAESLGFTISPNFGEQKAAGELEEARRIYQTSLTNILLLYIPAAVGLAIVAEPFLTMVIGNDYADAVPILQVLAGFVVLQAITNLTSDSLDYLGRARARAVAKGGTAVANFGLNVLLIPTIGVVGAAIATVATHSVYVAVNLYIVHTELGLHVGRLARTTGLICGITGVMAVSVLLVTPMVSSLLMLFGAIAVGAITWGALAVLSGLVDPGQVRSVIG; translated from the coding sequence ATGAACAGGGAGGACCACATCGTCGACGGCTTCAAGGCAACGCTCGTCGCGCGCGGGATCTACATGATCTCGAGCGCGTTGTTAATGTTCGTGCTGGCGCGGTACCTGCTCGATCCGGACGGGTACGGCGCGCTGTACTGGGCGATCGGTATCTTAGCTATCGTCCAGCTGTTCGCGGATCTCGGGCTCAGCAAGTCCGTCGCACGGTATATTTCGGAGTACCGCGAGACGGATCCGGGCCAGATTCCGTATCTCCTCAGGTCGGTGATCACGGCCAAGATCATCCTGCTCACGGTCGTCGGCTACGTCTTGTTGCTCTTTCACGAGCGGATCGCGACTGCACTCGGCGATCCCGGAGCGGCTCCGTTTCTCGCTGCGGGCGTGCTCTATCTCGTCGTCTTCTCCGGGAGCACTTTCGCACAGGTGGCGCTTCAGGGGTTTAATCACCTCGGCTACAGCGCGATCGTCCAGGCGATCAGCGGGGCCGGCCGGTTCATCTTCGCCGTCGCGTTCGTGCTCGCGGGGCTCGGCGCGCTCGGCGCGTTCTTCGGCTACATCGTCGGCTACGCGATCGCTGCTGCCGTCGGCATGGGTATTCTCTACTACGGCTTCTACAGTCGACACGAGACCGCCGAGGAGTACGAAGACGGGCTCTCACGTCGGTTACTCGAGTACAGCATCCCGTTGACGGCGACCCGGAGCGCGAACGTCATCGACAAACAGATCGACATCGTGCTGGTCGGCTTCTTCCTCAACCCCGCCGCGGTCGCGTTCTATACCCTCGCAAAACAGATCACCGATTTCGTGCTCGCCCCCGCCGAGTCGCTCGGCTTTACCATCTCACCGAACTTCGGCGAACAGAAGGCAGCCGGCGAACTCGAGGAGGCCAGACGGATCTATCAGACCTCACTGACGAACATCCTGTTGCTTTACATCCCGGCAGCGGTCGGCCTCGCGATCGTCGCGGAGCCGTTCCTGACGATGGTGATCGGGAACGACTACGCGGACGCAGTCCCCATTCTGCAGGTCCTCGCCGGATTCGTCGTGTTGCAGGCGATTACGAACCTGACCAGCGATAGTCTTGACTACCTCGGGCGCGCTCGAGCGCGCGCCGTCGCAAAGGGCGGGACTGCCGTCGCCAACTTCGGACTGAACGTCCTGCTGATTCCGACGATCGGGGTCGTCGGCGCTGCGATCGCGACGGTCGCGACCCACTCGGTGTACGTCGCCGTGAACCTCTATATCGTCCACACCGAACTCGGCCTACACGTCGGGCGGCTCGCCCGGACGACGGGACTTATTTGTGGAATTACGGGCGTGATGGCGGTCTCCGTGTTGCTAGTGACGCCGATGGTGTCGAGCCTGCTCATGCTGTTCGGCGCGATCGCGGTAGGAGCGATCACGTGGGGCGCGCTGGCGGTGCTGAGCGGGCTGGTCGATCCGGGACAAGTTCGGTCGGTCATTGGCTGA
- a CDS encoding GNAT family N-acetyltransferase produces the protein MEIRDATRSDTDAIRSIARDSLNSTYTAFINEETIDDAIEQWYGDSFPDELADDRALFLVVEREGEVVGFSQSELVGQQSKTGRLLWLHVHPDHRGDATGVRLLVRTREELLETGAEQIRCFVLEDNEGGNEFYRSHGFEQAGQREVEIGDETFTENVYVESDLEDDGEWGAIDEVTVDGETIYVSYGEAARGTRSPFYTAYKSPDRHDQYAWFCGTCDSVDNAMDAMGRIECNVCGNRRKATRWDASYL, from the coding sequence ATGGAGATCCGTGATGCTACCCGTTCGGACACCGACGCGATTCGCTCGATTGCCCGCGATTCGCTCAATTCCACGTACACGGCATTCATCAACGAGGAGACCATCGACGACGCGATCGAGCAATGGTACGGTGACTCGTTTCCCGACGAACTCGCGGACGACCGCGCGCTCTTTCTGGTCGTCGAACGCGAGGGCGAGGTCGTCGGCTTCTCCCAGAGCGAACTGGTCGGCCAGCAGTCGAAGACCGGACGGCTCCTCTGGCTACACGTCCATCCCGACCACCGCGGCGACGCCACGGGCGTGCGACTGCTCGTCCGCACCCGCGAGGAGTTACTGGAGACAGGTGCGGAACAGATCCGCTGTTTCGTCCTCGAGGACAACGAGGGCGGCAACGAGTTCTACCGGAGCCACGGCTTCGAGCAGGCCGGTCAGCGCGAGGTCGAGATCGGCGACGAGACGTTCACCGAGAACGTCTACGTTGAGTCCGATCTCGAGGATGACGGCGAGTGGGGCGCGATCGACGAAGTCACGGTCGACGGTGAGACGATCTACGTGAGCTACGGTGAAGCCGCCCGTGGGACCCGGTCACCGTTTTACACGGCCTACAAGAGCCCTGACCGACACGATCAGTACGCCTGGTTCTGTGGCACGTGTGATTCAGTCGACAACGCGATGGACGCGATGGGACGGATCGAGTGCAACGTGTGTGGCAATCGGCGGAAAGCGACGCGATGGGACGCCTCGTACCTGTAG
- a CDS encoding zinc ribbon domain-containing protein: MASDSGEFAGEDEEESPSPGADEVFCSSCGEVIKAEAKVCPECGVQQEEAEDGGDYTIPDAKQFEFEKIANKDITTIMLVSFLLTPVGYYMVGKTGLAIINFLTLNYFLLGIVIVPFHTRKIIKDSRSELRRAGVEGY, from the coding sequence ATGGCAAGTGATAGCGGTGAGTTTGCAGGAGAGGATGAAGAAGAGTCCCCCTCACCAGGTGCCGATGAGGTATTCTGCTCGAGTTGTGGTGAAGTGATTAAAGCTGAAGCTAAAGTTTGTCCTGAATGCGGTGTTCAGCAAGAAGAAGCGGAGGATGGCGGTGATTATACGATTCCTGATGCGAAGCAGTTCGAATTTGAAAAGATAGCGAATAAAGACATAACCACGATCATGTTGGTGAGCTTCTTGCTTACCCCTGTCGGATATTACATGGTCGGGAAGACTGGCCTCGCCATCATCAATTTCCTTACACTAAATTACTTCTTACTTGGCATCGTCATTGTCCCGTTCCATACGAGGAAAATAATCAAAGATTCACGTAGCGAACTCCGACGAGCAGGGGTTGAGGGATACTGA
- the sdhC gene encoding succinate dehydrogenase, cytochrome b556 subunit, with protein sequence MSQSYNRGLIEDFGRWKEFSAGMWAWIFHKFTGWVLIGYLFTHIAVLSTSIGGAQGETTMVDGEAVNVYTATLQGLEGLFLIRLLEVGLLAVAVFHILNGLRLLMVDLGVGLEAQDKSFYASLVLTGAITVASVPTFLTEVSI encoded by the coding sequence ATGAGTCAGTCTTACAATCGCGGTCTCATCGAGGACTTCGGTCGCTGGAAGGAGTTCTCGGCCGGCATGTGGGCGTGGATCTTCCACAAGTTCACCGGATGGGTCCTGATCGGCTACCTGTTCACCCATATTGCCGTGCTGAGTACGTCTATCGGTGGCGCACAGGGCGAAACGACGATGGTCGACGGAGAAGCGGTCAACGTCTACACTGCGACGCTGCAGGGACTCGAGGGCCTGTTCCTCATCCGACTGCTTGAGGTCGGCCTGCTCGCGGTGGCCGTCTTCCACATCCTGAACGGCCTCCGCCTGCTGATGGTCGACCTCGGCGTTGGACTCGAGGCACAGGACAAGAGTTTCTACGCCTCACTGGTGTTGACGGGTGCGATCACCGTCGCGAGCGTTCCGACCTTCCTGACGGAGGTGTCCATCTAA
- a CDS encoding succinate dehydrogenase hydrophobic membrane anchor subunit, whose product MAERYSSFTPGGTGWFLQRITAAFLVVVLAFHFFLLHFVNHAYEVTFMSTQARMENVGYFLTMVLFLITATFHGVNGVYNALINQGLEGTQKKVVLAVLVLASVALIAQGTYVALVMRGLI is encoded by the coding sequence ATGGCGGAACGATACTCCTCATTTACCCCCGGCGGCACCGGCTGGTTCCTCCAGCGGATCACGGCGGCGTTTCTTGTCGTCGTTCTCGCCTTCCACTTCTTCCTCTTGCACTTCGTCAATCACGCGTACGAAGTAACCTTCATGAGCACTCAGGCCCGAATGGAGAACGTTGGTTACTTCCTCACGATGGTTCTGTTCCTGATCACTGCCACGTTCCACGGCGTCAACGGCGTCTACAACGCGCTGATCAATCAGGGTCTCGAGGGAACCCAGAAGAAGGTCGTGCTAGCGGTGCTGGTCCTCGCCAGCGTCGCACTCATCGCACAGGGAACCTACGTCGCACTCGTAATGAGAGGACTGATCTAA
- a CDS encoding succinate dehydrogenase/fumarate reductase iron-sulfur subunit: MSTQQAEPESQEAPEDPEMKGAESPAAEEQKGGGMVDKHAEKRAELEGETVHIKVFRYDPEIEGKQEPRFDDFHVPFEKGMTVLDAVMYARDEYDSSLTFRHSCRQAVCGSDAFFVNGKQRLGCKTQISELEQPVRIEPLPHQEVVKDLVVDMDHFYDQMHTVEPYFQDEDTPDTDALEEQRQSPENREKIKMSSRCIWCGACMSSCNIAAGDNEYLGPAAINKAYKFAMDDREGEEIKEHRLRILEQEHGVWRCQTQFSCTEVCPKDIPLTEHIQELKREAVKKNLKFW; this comes from the coding sequence ATGAGTACACAACAAGCCGAACCCGAGAGTCAAGAAGCACCGGAAGATCCGGAGATGAAAGGTGCGGAGTCGCCAGCGGCCGAAGAGCAGAAAGGCGGCGGCATGGTCGACAAACACGCCGAAAAACGAGCGGAACTCGAGGGGGAGACGGTCCATATCAAGGTGTTCCGCTACGACCCCGAAATCGAGGGCAAACAGGAGCCCCGTTTCGATGACTTCCACGTCCCCTTCGAAAAGGGGATGACCGTCCTTGACGCGGTTATGTACGCCCGCGACGAGTACGACTCGTCGCTGACCTTCCGACACTCCTGTCGGCAGGCCGTCTGCGGTTCCGACGCGTTCTTTGTCAACGGCAAGCAGCGACTGGGTTGCAAGACCCAGATCTCGGAACTCGAGCAGCCGGTTCGCATCGAGCCGCTGCCCCATCAGGAGGTCGTCAAGGATCTGGTCGTCGACATGGATCACTTCTACGACCAGATGCACACGGTCGAGCCGTACTTCCAAGACGAGGATACGCCCGACACGGACGCGCTCGAAGAACAACGCCAGAGCCCGGAAAACCGCGAGAAGATCAAGATGTCCTCGCGATGTATCTGGTGTGGCGCGTGTATGTCCTCGTGTAACATCGCGGCCGGCGACAACGAGTATCTGGGCCCCGCGGCGATCAACAAGGCCTACAAGTTCGCGATGGACGACCGCGAGGGCGAGGAGATCAAGGAGCACCGACTCCGCATTCTCGAGCAGGAACATGGCGTCTGGCGGTGCCAGACCCAGTTCTCCTGTACTGAGGTGTGTCCGAAGGACATTCCGCTCACCGAGCACATTCAGGAGCTCAAGCGGGAAGCAGTCAAGAAGAACCTGAAGTTCTGGTAA
- a CDS encoding FAD-binding protein, producing the protein MYEHDVIVVGAGGAGLRAAIAANEAGADVAMVSKLHPVRSHTGAAEGGINAALQEGDDWELHAYDTMKGSDYLGDAPAVETLAQDAPEETINLEHWGMPFSREDDGRVSQRPFGGLSYPRTTYAGAETGHHLLHTMYEQVVKRGIQVYDEWYVMDLATTDESDPNDRECHGVVAYDVQSGNIEGFKANQGVVLATGGPGQAFDHTTNAVSCTGDGHAMAYRAGAPIEDMEFIQFHPTSLPSTGVLISEGVRGEGGILYNNEGERFMFEHGYANNSGELASRDVVARAELTEVNEGRGVEDEYVHLDMRHLGEERIMDRLENILHLAEDFEGVDGLVEPMPVKPGQHYAMGGIEVDENGQTCVNGLYAAGECACVSVHGGNRLGGNALPELIVFGKRAGRHAAGEDLGDPEIRTGYGDDVEDETETELPVAPGEAGLDTSGGVAADGGVTADAEGILERTVETARERVDRLMDKDDGVQHAEIRAKLQKAMTDYVNVFRTEEGVKKALEIIRECRQEYQDVYVDDPSKTFNTDLQQTIETRNLIDVAETIALGALVRNEFRGAHWRQENQIRDDENWLKHTLISWDEGEPSIFYRPVILEGENKTYEPKERSY; encoded by the coding sequence ATGTACGAACACGACGTTATCGTGGTCGGCGCCGGCGGCGCCGGCCTCCGGGCCGCGATCGCAGCGAACGAGGCGGGAGCTGACGTGGCAATGGTCTCGAAGCTCCACCCCGTCCGAAGCCACACCGGCGCGGCGGAGGGTGGCATCAATGCCGCCCTCCAGGAGGGCGACGACTGGGAACTCCACGCCTACGACACGATGAAGGGGTCGGACTACCTCGGCGACGCGCCCGCAGTCGAGACCCTCGCCCAGGACGCTCCCGAGGAGACGATCAACTTAGAGCACTGGGGGATGCCGTTCTCCCGCGAGGACGACGGCCGGGTCTCCCAGCGACCGTTCGGCGGACTCTCGTACCCGCGGACCACCTACGCCGGCGCGGAGACCGGCCACCACCTGCTGCACACGATGTACGAGCAGGTCGTCAAACGAGGCATCCAAGTCTACGACGAGTGGTACGTCATGGATCTGGCGACGACCGACGAGTCCGATCCCAATGATCGGGAGTGCCACGGCGTCGTCGCCTACGACGTCCAGTCCGGCAACATTGAAGGCTTCAAGGCGAATCAGGGCGTCGTCCTCGCGACCGGTGGCCCCGGACAGGCCTTCGATCACACCACCAACGCCGTCTCCTGTACCGGCGACGGCCACGCCATGGCCTACCGTGCGGGCGCGCCGATCGAGGACATGGAATTCATCCAGTTCCACCCGACGTCGCTGCCGTCAACGGGCGTCCTCATCTCCGAGGGTGTCCGCGGCGAGGGTGGCATCCTATACAACAACGAGGGCGAGCGGTTCATGTTCGAGCACGGCTACGCGAACAACTCCGGCGAGCTCGCCTCGCGGGACGTCGTCGCCCGCGCCGAACTCACCGAGGTCAACGAAGGCCGCGGCGTCGAGGACGAGTACGTTCACCTCGACATGCGCCACCTCGGCGAGGAGCGCATCATGGATCGCCTCGAGAACATCCTCCACCTCGCAGAGGACTTCGAAGGCGTCGACGGGCTCGTCGAGCCGATGCCGGTCAAGCCCGGGCAACACTACGCCATGGGTGGTATCGAGGTCGACGAGAACGGCCAGACCTGCGTTAACGGCCTCTACGCCGCTGGCGAGTGTGCCTGCGTCTCCGTCCACGGTGGCAACCGGCTCGGTGGGAACGCCCTGCCGGAACTGATCGTCTTCGGCAAGCGCGCCGGCCGCCACGCCGCCGGCGAGGATCTGGGCGATCCCGAGATTCGGACCGGCTACGGCGACGACGTCGAGGACGAGACCGAGACCGAGCTCCCAGTCGCCCCCGGCGAAGCGGGACTCGACACGAGCGGTGGTGTCGCCGCAGACGGTGGCGTTACTGCCGATGCCGAAGGTATCCTCGAGCGGACCGTCGAAACGGCTCGCGAGCGCGTCGACCGCCTGATGGACAAGGACGACGGCGTCCAGCACGCCGAGATCCGCGCAAAGCTCCAAAAGGCCATGACCGACTACGTCAACGTCTTCCGGACCGAGGAGGGCGTCAAGAAAGCACTCGAGATCATCCGTGAGTGTCGACAGGAGTACCAGGACGTCTACGTCGACGACCCCTCGAAGACGTTCAACACGGACCTCCAGCAGACGATCGAAACGCGGAACCTGATCGACGTCGCCGAGACGATCGCGCTCGGCGCGCTCGTACGCAACGAGTTCCGCGGCGCTCACTGGCGACAGGAGAACCAGATCCGCGACGACGAGAACTGGCTCAAGCACACGCTCATCTCCTGGGACGAGGGCGAACCCTCGATCTTCTATCGACCGGTCATTCTCGAGGGCGAGAACAAGACCTACGAGCCGAAAGAGCGCAGTTACTGA
- a CDS encoding DUF1427 family protein, with protein sequence MSTQITILALLTGLLTGALFRFLNVPIPAPPEFPGIMGIVGIYVGYKVIEYLDIGVDLLEILGI encoded by the coding sequence ATGTCGACGCAAATCACTATCCTCGCGCTGCTGACTGGGTTGCTGACGGGTGCCCTATTCCGATTTCTCAACGTTCCGATCCCCGCTCCGCCGGAATTTCCCGGAATCATGGGCATCGTCGGGATCTACGTCGGCTACAAGGTGATCGAGTATCTCGACATCGGCGTGGACCTACTCGAGATACTCGGAATATAG
- a CDS encoding helix-turn-helix domain-containing protein, with amino-acid sequence MTQTATTGLDVSVPTDLDSACAKLVYVYLAASDGATPQDLCDDLAVTKGTVLSITGTLRDRGYLERTEAGFEVV; translated from the coding sequence ATGACTCAGACAGCGACGACGGGCCTCGATGTCTCGGTGCCGACCGATCTCGACTCCGCTTGCGCGAAACTGGTGTACGTGTATCTGGCCGCCAGCGACGGTGCGACCCCTCAAGACCTCTGTGATGACCTCGCGGTCACGAAGGGGACCGTCCTCTCGATCACCGGGACGCTTCGGGATCGCGGGTATCTCGAGCGGACCGAAGCAGGATTCGAAGTCGTCTGA
- a CDS encoding HD domain-containing protein — MSDSAADEDSRRVYSPDEDHNFPDEKVNTVLEYVEDDEEITTYLEAQNINAVDRMRYNDHGTKHIEIVRNRALCLYDLLKAGDVDFNGARQQNLDEEDESVIIALAATLHDVGHVVHRDSHAYYSIPLAADILERILPEFYDVADTVRMKGETLHAILCHHTAETPLTTEAGVIRVADALDMERGRSRIPYESGGRGINTLSSQAISRVSLQQGDTTPVMVEIAMTNAAGVYQVDNLLKAKLKDSGLEDQIRIVALNTNENREQLVERIEL; from the coding sequence ATGAGCGATTCCGCCGCCGATGAGGACTCCCGCCGCGTCTACTCTCCAGACGAGGACCACAACTTTCCCGACGAGAAGGTAAACACTGTCCTCGAGTATGTCGAAGACGACGAGGAGATCACAACCTATCTCGAGGCACAGAACATCAACGCAGTCGACCGAATGCGGTACAACGACCACGGGACGAAACATATCGAAATCGTCCGCAACCGGGCACTGTGCCTGTATGACCTGCTCAAAGCGGGCGACGTCGACTTCAACGGTGCGCGCCAGCAGAACCTCGACGAAGAGGACGAATCGGTTATCATCGCACTCGCGGCGACCCTCCACGACGTCGGCCACGTCGTCCACCGCGATAGCCACGCCTACTACTCGATCCCGCTGGCCGCGGACATCCTCGAGCGGATCCTCCCCGAGTTCTACGACGTCGCCGATACCGTCCGGATGAAAGGCGAGACCCTCCACGCGATCCTCTGTCACCACACCGCCGAGACGCCACTCACTACCGAAGCCGGCGTCATCCGCGTCGCCGACGCCCTCGACATGGAACGGGGCCGCTCCCGAATCCCCTACGAGTCCGGCGGCCGCGGGATCAATACTCTCTCGAGTCAGGCCATCAGCCGCGTCTCACTCCAGCAAGGCGACACTACCCCCGTCATGGTCGAGATTGCGATGACTAACGCCGCCGGCGTCTATCAGGTCGACAACCTCCTCAAGGCCAAACTCAAGGACTCCGGACTCGAAGACCAGATCCGAATCGTTGCGCTCAACACGAACGAGAACCGCGAGCAACTGGTCGAACGGATCGAATTGTAG
- a CDS encoding redoxin domain-containing protein: MVATGDAAPDFTAPLANSDIEEFTLSERLADEAPIVLAFFPGAFTGVCTTEMCTFQDRLAAFNDLDAAVYGVSRDSPFTLNEFREQNGLEFGLLSDYNKEIVDDYGLSMDFADLGVHGVAKRSVFVVDGDGEVAYSWVSDDPGVEPDYDEVEAAVENLS; the protein is encoded by the coding sequence ATGGTAGCAACCGGAGATGCCGCACCCGACTTCACCGCACCGCTCGCAAACAGCGACATCGAGGAGTTCACGCTATCCGAGCGCCTCGCGGACGAAGCACCGATCGTCCTCGCGTTCTTCCCCGGTGCCTTCACCGGCGTCTGTACGACCGAGATGTGTACGTTCCAGGACCGCCTCGCTGCGTTCAACGACCTTGATGCCGCCGTCTACGGAGTCAGCCGCGACTCTCCGTTTACCTTGAACGAGTTCCGCGAGCAGAACGGCCTCGAATTTGGTCTTCTCAGCGACTACAACAAGGAAATCGTCGACGACTACGGGCTCTCGATGGACTTCGCCGATCTGGGCGTCCACGGCGTTGCCAAGCGCTCGGTGTTCGTCGTCGACGGCGACGGCGAGGTCGCCTACTCGTGGGTCAGCGACGACCCCGGCGTCGAACCCGACTACGACGAGGTCGAGGCCGCAGTCGAGAATCTCTCCTAA
- a CDS encoding twin-arginine translocase TatA/TatE family subunit produces the protein MVVETAPLFIPGGMGPPELAIILIIAVLLFGANKIPKLARSTGEAMGEFQKGREKVETELEEMRDGSGNVTESDLEEDDEFVDTEPVTTEEETSTEAETETETN, from the coding sequence ATGGTAGTCGAAACCGCACCGCTGTTCATCCCCGGCGGCATGGGGCCACCGGAACTCGCCATCATTCTAATCATCGCAGTCTTGCTCTTCGGGGCCAACAAGATTCCGAAGCTAGCACGATCGACCGGTGAGGCGATGGGCGAGTTCCAGAAGGGCCGCGAGAAAGTCGAAACGGAACTCGAGGAAATGCGTGACGGGAGCGGCAACGTCACTGAGAGCGACCTTGAGGAAGACGACGAGTTCGTCGACACGGAACCCGTCACCACCGAAGAAGAGACGAGTACCGAGGCCGAAACCGAGACGGAAACCAACTAA
- a CDS encoding glucose 1-dehydrogenase, with product MSELFDLDGRVAVVTGGGRGIGRAIAVELANAGAAVVPSARSTDEIEAVAADIEDAGGDAIAVPADVTDGDAVTEVIDRAVDEFGGVDIVINNAGFNPDDALGRPEDVETESLDRVLDVNLNGAYEVTRAAADHLLESDGGSVINVASVGGLVGLPRQHPYVASKHGLVGLTKSMSLDWAPEVRVNAVAPGYVSTELTEDLEGNERLRQSIIDRTPLDRFADPKEIAGPVVFLASEAANYVTGSVLAADGGWTAR from the coding sequence ATGAGCGAATTATTCGATCTCGATGGACGGGTCGCAGTGGTCACAGGCGGCGGACGCGGTATCGGCCGCGCAATTGCGGTCGAACTGGCGAACGCGGGGGCCGCGGTCGTCCCGAGCGCTCGATCGACAGACGAAATCGAGGCCGTCGCCGCCGATATCGAAGACGCCGGCGGTGACGCAATCGCCGTTCCCGCAGATGTGACGGACGGCGACGCCGTCACCGAGGTCATCGATCGAGCCGTCGACGAGTTCGGCGGCGTCGACATCGTCATCAACAACGCCGGCTTCAACCCCGACGATGCGCTCGGCCGACCGGAAGACGTCGAGACCGAGAGCCTCGACCGCGTGCTGGACGTCAACTTGAACGGCGCGTACGAGGTCACGCGCGCCGCGGCGGACCACCTCCTCGAGAGCGACGGGGGGTCGGTTATAAACGTCGCCAGCGTCGGCGGACTGGTCGGCCTGCCGCGCCAGCACCCCTACGTCGCGTCGAAACACGGCCTCGTCGGGCTCACGAAGAGCATGTCGCTGGACTGGGCTCCGGAGGTCCGGGTCAACGCCGTCGCGCCGGGCTACGTCTCGACGGAACTCACCGAGGACCTCGAGGGCAACGAACGGCTGCGTCAATCGATTATCGACCGCACGCCGCTGGATCGCTTCGCCGACCCCAAGGAGATCGCCGGTCCTGTCGTCTTCCTCGCGAGCGAGGCCGCGAACTACGTGACCGGCTCCGTGCTCGCGGCCGACGGCGGCTGGACGGCACGGTAG